A window from Xylanibacillus composti encodes these proteins:
- a CDS encoding ABC transporter permease, translating to MTTSAAASPANRASKYLQFIQTYGMLLILLLVVAIFSLLSSNFLTTGNLINILRQVSIVGIIAVGQTLVILTAGIDLSVGSIVGLSGAVSASVTLGTGNPLIGIAAGLLTGAVIGLFNGVMVSYFKLTPFIVTLATMTAVSGITLVYTNGNPIIVSDPVYKFIGQGYIGPIPFPVVLLVVVYVLFFFILRKTVHGHYIYSIGGNEKASVLAGIPVKKHKMIVYTVSGLLAGLAAVILSARLSAATPVAGTGYELDAIAAVILGGTSLFGGKGGVGGTLIGVLLLGVLTTGMNLINVSPFYQDVVKGAIVLVAVLLDRFINADTQ from the coding sequence ATGACAACATCAGCAGCAGCCAGTCCAGCGAATCGGGCATCGAAATATCTTCAATTTATCCAAACCTATGGGATGTTGTTGATTTTACTGCTGGTCGTGGCTATCTTTTCGTTGCTTAGCTCGAATTTCTTGACAACCGGGAACTTGATTAATATTTTGAGACAGGTGTCCATTGTCGGCATCATTGCGGTCGGCCAGACGCTTGTCATTCTAACCGCAGGGATAGACTTGTCTGTCGGCAGCATAGTGGGATTGTCCGGCGCCGTATCAGCCAGTGTAACGTTGGGAACCGGCAATCCGTTAATCGGCATCGCCGCAGGTTTATTGACAGGTGCTGTGATCGGCTTGTTTAACGGTGTGATGGTTTCCTACTTCAAGCTGACGCCTTTTATCGTGACACTGGCCACCATGACGGCGGTCTCCGGCATAACGTTAGTGTATACGAACGGGAATCCAATTATCGTATCGGATCCTGTTTACAAATTCATAGGGCAAGGATACATAGGACCGATTCCTTTCCCTGTCGTTTTGCTAGTGGTCGTGTATGTGCTATTCTTTTTCATCCTGCGCAAAACCGTGCATGGCCATTACATTTATTCGATTGGCGGAAACGAGAAGGCATCCGTTCTTGCGGGTATTCCCGTTAAAAAACATAAGATGATCGTGTATACGGTTTCCGGTTTGCTAGCAGGTCTGGCAGCAGTCATCTTGAGCGCCCGGTTATCGGCGGCAACACCAGTTGCCGGCACCGGTTATGAGCTGGATGCAATCGCAGCGGTCATCCTTGGCGGCACAAGCCTGTTTGGCGGGAAGGGAGGTGTAGGAGGAACACTGATCGGCGTTCTCTTACTCGGTGTCCTGACAACGGGCATGAACTTAATCAATGTCTCGCCGTTCTATCAGGATGTGGTGAAAGGCGCGATTGTTTTAGTAGCTGTATTGCTGGATCGCTTCATCAACGCAGATACTCAATAA